The following nucleotide sequence is from bacterium.
ACGACCCGCTCGTGAAGATCAACCGCATCAACATGCTCGCCCAGCTCAGGGTCACGGGCCCCGGCCGGGCGGCGCTCGTGAGTGCCAAGTACAAGGCCCTCTCCTCGCGGGGCGCCTCGCAGCTCTTCGGCGTCGAGACCCTCGCCGTCGACGGCACGGGGAGGTGGGCGATCGTCGGCAATCCGACTTTTTCGGACGCGACGAACATCCTCACCGGCGTGAACCTCATGACGGGGGCCAAGGTCTCCATCACCCTCCCCCACGAGGCGATTCCCATCGGGGTTGCGTTCACCAGGTAGCGGGAAACCCGGCGACAAGAGGGCGCCGGTCTCCCGACTTCCGGGACCGGCGCCCCGCCCCATGGCGCGGCTGGACCTGCCCGCGCTGCGGCGAGCGCGGTAAGTCCTCGGTCAGGCTGCAGGCCGCAATGGAAACGGAGCCGCCGCGGGCGGCGGAATCGCCCGGGCGCGGCGGAACGCCTCGGCGGCCGCTTCCCGCTCGCCGGTCATCAGATACGAATCGCCCAGCAGCGTGAGCCCCGCCGCGTGGCGGGGGTTGAGCCTGGTCAGCGCCAGGAGGTACGGCCGGCCCCGGAGGGGCTGGCGCAACCGCTGCGTATAGATGAATCCGAGTTGGTACAGCGTGTCCTGGTCGCCGGGAAACAACATGTAGGAATGTTGGAGCGCTGCCAGCGCCTCGTCGACCTGCCCACGGTCCAGCAGGGCGGCGCCCAAACCCAGCCAGGCGAGACTGCAGTCGGGTTCCTTGACGGTCGCGTGCCGCCAGAGCGTGACCGTGTCCCGCCATACACCGACCTGCTGGAAACTGAGCGCCGCCAGGAGTGTCAAGGCAAGGCCCGAGCCGCCGAGCGCCGCTGTCCGCCAGCGCGGCCGGGCGGCGACCGCGATGGCCTGCAGGCCACCGCCGGCCAGCCCGGCGACACCGAGCATCGGGAAGTAGAGGTAGCGGTCGTTCATCAGGGTCACCAGCGGCACGAGCTGGGAAACTGGCGCCAGCCCGATGATAACGACAAGCACCCAGAAGCCGAGGGCCCTCTGTCGGCGCAACAAGTGCAAGGCGGCGAGGGCCGTGGCCAGCAGCAGGGCGGCGGACAGGGCGACCTCGCCGTCGATGCCCTCCTTGAACCCCTGCGCATAGCCGGCGCTGAAGTGCAGCGGCCAGACAATCATGGTGGCATACCGGACCAGCACCGCCGCCATGGTCAGCAGCGTGCTGCCGAGCGAGCCGCCCCAGTACCCGGCGCGGCCGCCACCGAGCCCCGGCGACTGGCTGATCAGCGCCAGCACGGCGATCCCCGCTGCAGCCAGACAGAAGGGCACCTTGTCCCCCACGCGCCGGCGCCAGCCGGCCCGGGTCGGAAAGCAGAAATCCAGCGCCACCAGCACCAATGGCAGCACCACGGTCACCGACTTGGTGAGCAGCGCGAGGATGAAGGCGGCCAGCGATGCGGCGTACCAGGCGCCGGCCCGCGACGCGTCACGCTCCCGGTACCGGACATAGGCGTGGAGGGCGGCCAGGAAGAGGAGCATGGCGAGGACGTTCTTGCGCTGCGAAACCCAGGCGACCGATTCCACCTGCACCGGATGGAGCGCAAACACCAGCGCACCGACCAGGGCCCCGGCGCGCCCGCCGTGCAGCCTGGCCAGCAGAAGATAGACGAGGACGGCGCTTGCCGCGTGGCAAAGCAGGTTGGTCAGAATGAAGCCGCCGGCCTGCAACCCCCACAGCTCGTAGTCGAGCATGTAGGAGACGATCTGGAGCGGGGCGTAGTTGCCGACGAACAGCGAGGTGAAGGCGCTGCGCACGTGGTCGAGGGTGATGCCGCGAACCGCCGGATTGCCCACGACGTAGGCGGTGTCATCCCAGTTGCTGAGGAAGCCGTGAGTGAGCGCCCGGGCGTACGCCAGCGCGACCGTCGTCACAACCAGAAGGATCGGCCAGAGGTGCTGACGCCAGGCCGCGGTGGCCGATCTTGGCGGGGCGCCCTCGACGGCGGCCTGTTCAGCACCCAACGGAATCTTCTTCCTCTGCTCGAGGCCGGATAACCGATTGCCAACCCTGTCGATGTCACGCCCCCCGGGCGTTGTCCGCGGATTGTGACGTCGGCGGGGGGACGGAGTCAATGTTCAGTGGGGCGCATCCGCGATGAGCAGGAGCGCCGACCCGCCGGGAGCAGGCTTCAGCCCCGGCATCCCCCTTGCCCGGGTCCCGCGGCGTCGCGCGCGAGGTACACGGCCAGGGCGCCGAGAAGCGAGAAGGCCGTCGTGACCAGCACCGCAACGTTCCAGCGGTTCATGAGCGCGGCAGCCCCGCCGGCAGGACCTGCCGGCGTGAGGATCTCCGTGACGATCGTGACCCCGACGGCGGCCCCGAGATAGCGGGCCGTATTGTTGGCGCCGCTCCCCATCGCGGATCGGTCGGCAGGCACGCTGGCCACCGCCTGGCGGCCGAGGACCGCGTTGAGGACGCCGCCCGCGACGCCGGCCACGAAAAGACCCGGCAGCAGGCGCCCCATCGAGCTGCCGGGGTCGATCCAGCCCAGCGCGAGCTGGCCGGCGGCGCACCCCGTCAGTCCGGCGATCAGCAGCGCACGCGGCGGGACCCGAGCCGGGACCCAGCGCGCCGCGTACGCCGTCAGGACGGTCATCCCCGACCACGCGAGGAGCACGACCGCGGAAGCGAGCGCGCTCGCCCCCATGGCCCGCTCGAGCAACGTCGGCACAAGGGAGATGAGGGACAGGACACCCGACCCCGTCGCCAATGCCGCCGCCGTCGCTTCCACGAAGTCGCCCCGCCGGAACAGACCGAGGGCGAGCATCGGGTCCTGGATCCGGCATTGGACGGCGAAGAACC
It contains:
- a CDS encoding tetratricopeptide repeat protein — encoded protein: MGAEQAAVEGAPPRSATAAWRQHLWPILLVVTTVALAYARALTHGFLSNWDDTAYVVGNPAVRGITLDHVRSAFTSLFVGNYAPLQIVSYMLDYELWGLQAGGFILTNLLCHAASAVLVYLLLARLHGGRAGALVGALVFALHPVQVESVAWVSQRKNVLAMLLFLAALHAYVRYRERDASRAGAWYAASLAAFILALLTKSVTVVLPLVLVALDFCFPTRAGWRRRVGDKVPFCLAAAGIAVLALISQSPGLGGGRAGYWGGSLGSTLLTMAAVLVRYATMIVWPLHFSAGYAQGFKEGIDGEVALSAALLLATALAALHLLRRQRALGFWVLVVIIGLAPVSQLVPLVTLMNDRYLYFPMLGVAGLAGGGLQAIAVAARPRWRTAALGGSGLALTLLAALSFQQVGVWRDTVTLWRHATVKEPDCSLAWLGLGAALLDRGQVDEALAALQHSYMLFPGDQDTLYQLGFIYTQRLRQPLRGRPYLLALTRLNPRHAAGLTLLGDSYLMTGEREAAAEAFRRARAIPPPAAAPFPLRPAA